AAACCCTTTATAAAGTTTTAGTTGGAAGATATGGAGATAGACCTACTGCAGATAAAGCATTAAAGGAGATTCAGGGTAAGCTTGGTATAGAAAAACCTTTTGTTGTTGAACTGCCCTAATTTAAAGAGGATTTATATTGGAAGTAAGAAAAGCAAAGCTCTCTGACATAAAATATATATATAAATTGATTTTATATTTTTCTAAAAAAGGGGATGTAATACCCCGTCCCTTAGCTGAACTTTATGAGAGTGTAAGGGAGTTTTTTGTTTGTGAGGATAGAGATCTTATTGTTGGGGCCTGTTCTTTACATATACTTTGGGAGGATTTAGCTGAAATCAGATCCTTAGTTGTTAGTGAGGAATACCACAGACAGGGGATAGGGAGTAAGTTGATTGAGGCCTGTCTTAAAGAGGCCAAAGAATTGGGAATACCAAAGATATTTGTTTTAACTACTTCCCCTGATTTTTTTAAAAAATTTGGCTTTAAGGAGGTGCATAAACAAGAGCTACCCCAGAAGGTCTGGGCTGATTGTATTAAATGTAGTAAGTTTCCTGAATGTGATGAAGTTCCTATGCTTTTAGAATTGAATCAGAATTAGTTATTTTTTTCTCGTAGGGGTTGACATTTTTTAAAAAAAAGTTAATCTTAGTTTGGCCCCATTAAAGGGGCCTTTTATTGAATAAAAAATATTTAATGAAGATTATTAAAGTAAAAAAATAAAGGAGGTGGAGTTATGCCTACAGTTGAGTACAAAGGTAAGACTTTTGAGGTTGATGAAGATGGATTTTTAGTTGGTGGTCTTGAGGTTTGGTGTCAAGAATGGGTTGATTATGTTAAAGAGCAAGAGGGCATTTCTGAACTGACGGATGAGCACTGGAAAGTTATTAATGTGCTTCAGGATTATTTTAGGAAAAACGGTGTTGCCCCAATGGTGAGAATTCTTTCCAAGGTTACTGGATATCCTCTTAAGAAGATTTATGAGCT
This window of the Caldimicrobium thiodismutans genome carries:
- a CDS encoding N-acetyltransferase, which produces MEVRKAKLSDIKYIYKLILYFSKKGDVIPRPLAELYESVREFFVCEDRDLIVGACSLHILWEDLAEIRSLVVSEEYHRQGIGSKLIEACLKEAKELGIPKIFVLTTSPDFFKKFGFKEVHKQELPQKVWADCIKCSKFPECDEVPMLLELNQN
- a CDS encoding TusE/DsrC/DsvC family sulfur relay protein, with amino-acid sequence MPTVEYKGKTFEVDEDGFLVGGLEVWCQEWVDYVKEQEGISELTDEHWKVINVLQDYFRKNGVAPMVRILSKVTGYPLKKIYELFPSGPGKGACKMAGLPKPTGCV